One segment of Burkholderia multivorans ATCC BAA-247 DNA contains the following:
- a CDS encoding GNAT family N-acetyltransferase: protein MAPTLTQPEEAVLKTAAGDVAAVRDHGADTAPAADRVLDAWRPDDPPGALLAELVALFNTDARRDAATIALPIAGTDPDAIAAYITRAVREGVIDAAQRAGDRLNVTTSRATFWQHPQPWLKAPASGGMPLRYTITNGHRHPVRPPTPAGEIYARYMPQVGMTFSLRTVDVDAHADLFSGWMNLDRVAHFWDQRGTRDEHAAYLAERLADPHMHPMIGYFDDTPFGYFEFYWAKEDRLAPFYDAHDYDRGLHLLIGDSRFQSAGKLHAWWSGVLHYMFVDEPRTQRLVGEPRVDHVRHIAYMHRLGFYTLKEFDFPHKRAALTVIERDTFFDTFRLP, encoded by the coding sequence ATGGCACCGACGCTGACGCAACCCGAAGAAGCGGTGCTCAAGACGGCCGCCGGCGACGTCGCCGCCGTGCGCGATCACGGCGCCGATACGGCGCCCGCCGCCGATCGCGTGCTCGACGCATGGCGGCCCGACGATCCGCCGGGCGCGCTGCTCGCCGAGCTCGTCGCGCTGTTCAATACCGACGCACGGCGCGATGCGGCGACGATCGCGCTGCCGATCGCAGGCACCGACCCGGACGCCATCGCGGCCTACATCACACGCGCGGTGCGCGAAGGCGTGATCGACGCGGCGCAACGCGCGGGCGACCGCCTTAACGTGACCACGTCGCGCGCGACGTTCTGGCAGCATCCGCAGCCCTGGCTGAAGGCGCCCGCGTCGGGCGGGATGCCGCTGCGCTACACGATCACGAACGGCCACCGTCATCCGGTGCGGCCGCCGACGCCGGCCGGCGAGATCTATGCGCGCTATATGCCGCAGGTCGGGATGACGTTCAGCCTGCGCACCGTCGACGTCGACGCGCATGCGGACCTGTTCAGCGGCTGGATGAATCTCGATCGCGTCGCGCATTTCTGGGATCAGCGCGGCACGCGCGACGAGCATGCGGCGTATCTCGCGGAGCGGCTCGCCGATCCGCACATGCATCCGATGATCGGCTATTTCGACGACACGCCGTTCGGCTATTTCGAGTTCTACTGGGCGAAGGAGGATCGGCTCGCGCCGTTCTACGACGCGCACGACTACGACCGCGGGCTGCATCTGCTGATCGGCGATTCGCGGTTCCAGAGCGCGGGCAAGCTGCATGCGTGGTGGAGCGGCGTGCTGCACTACATGTTCGTCGACGAACCGCGCACGCAGCGGCTCGTCGGCGAGCCGCGCGTCGATCACGTGCGGCACATCGCGTATATGCACCGGCTCGGTTTCTATACGCTCAAGGAGTTCGATTTCCCGCACAAGCGCGCGGCGCTGACCGTGATCGAACGCGATACGTTCTTCGATACGTTCCGGCTGCCGTGA
- a CDS encoding nucleotidyl transferase AbiEii/AbiGii toxin family protein — protein MTDTSPIRPLEVDAERPLEPATVALLRAVRDACAHVDAAFVVAGATARDILMWHVYGIRPIRATRDVDVAVCAVSWPFHDRLVDTLVATGQFARAPKHQQKLLFAADTGGWRTELDLVPFGQLEAPPGEIAWPPGGEFVLNVLGFQEAVDHALPVAIDAYTVVPVASLPALSLLKLLAWKDRRARQNNDAYDLLFLLTHAHDAGDRTRLWDVAPDLLAAHDFDPTRAAAALLARDAKRIASPATRDAVRALLSDRATYATLGQDLLARAFAWQPGDFTDDAERYLHAFRDAFLADEPDASADAHARRT, from the coding sequence ATGACCGATACCTCGCCCATCCGCCCGCTTGAGGTCGACGCAGAGCGTCCGCTCGAGCCTGCGACCGTCGCACTGCTGCGCGCCGTGCGCGACGCGTGCGCACATGTCGACGCGGCGTTCGTCGTCGCCGGCGCGACCGCGCGCGACATCCTGATGTGGCACGTATACGGGATCCGGCCGATCCGCGCCACGCGCGACGTCGACGTGGCCGTCTGCGCGGTCAGCTGGCCGTTCCACGACCGGCTCGTCGACACGCTCGTCGCGACCGGGCAATTCGCGCGCGCGCCGAAGCATCAGCAGAAGCTGCTGTTTGCCGCCGACACGGGCGGCTGGCGCACCGAACTCGATCTCGTGCCGTTCGGTCAGCTCGAGGCGCCGCCCGGTGAAATCGCCTGGCCGCCCGGCGGCGAGTTCGTGCTCAACGTGCTCGGTTTTCAGGAAGCGGTCGACCATGCGCTGCCCGTCGCCATCGACGCGTATACGGTCGTGCCGGTCGCGAGCTTGCCGGCGCTGTCGCTGCTGAAGCTGCTCGCGTGGAAGGATCGCCGCGCGCGTCAGAACAACGACGCGTACGACCTGCTGTTCCTGCTCACGCATGCACACGACGCAGGCGATCGCACGCGCCTCTGGGACGTCGCGCCCGACCTGCTCGCCGCGCACGACTTCGATCCGACGCGAGCGGCCGCCGCGCTGCTCGCGCGCGACGCGAAACGGATCGCGTCGCCGGCGACGCGCGATGCGGTGCGCGCACTGCTGTCCGACCGCGCGACCTACGCGACGCTCGGCCAGGATCTGCTCGCGCGCGCCTTCGCCTGGCAGCCCGGCGACTTCACCGACGACGCCGAACGCTATCTGCACGCATTCCGCGACGCATTTCTCGCGGACGAGCCCGACGCTAGCGCCGACGCGCACGCACGGCGCACGTAG
- a CDS encoding type IV toxin-antitoxin system AbiEi family antitoxin: protein MPTPAPLSAPAQQLLADACAAFARATRRFRATPVRVPAAYRAHADAMIRFDVGAQPFEMPTAVCVRADSLQAAHAALHGRSAPRARGERPLLLVAPHVPDELAAQLVDAGIPFLDTAGNTFLAEPEATVMIAGRPKPARTRQAPTSRATTLKGMTVMFALAATPGLVQAPYRAIAAASGVALGTVNLVMDDLLARGLLGRRRDGTRVFPDWPRFVQEWVALYPSRLRAKLPARRFSGLAPDWWRAVDFAAADARLGGEPAADLLTHDLKPAAITVYTHGPVSNRLLLDARLRADERGDVEILDAFWPPSAALDWRDPPLPLVPPLLIYADLVSTGDSRNLAAAEQIHDRYLAHPPA from the coding sequence ATGCCGACCCCCGCGCCTCTTTCCGCCCCCGCGCAGCAACTGCTGGCCGACGCCTGCGCCGCGTTCGCACGCGCGACGCGGCGCTTTCGCGCGACGCCGGTGCGCGTGCCGGCCGCGTACCGCGCGCACGCGGATGCGATGATCCGCTTCGACGTCGGCGCGCAGCCGTTCGAGATGCCGACTGCCGTGTGCGTGCGCGCCGATTCGCTGCAGGCCGCGCATGCGGCGCTGCACGGCCGCAGCGCGCCGCGCGCGCGCGGCGAGCGCCCGCTGCTGCTCGTCGCACCGCATGTGCCGGACGAACTCGCGGCACAGCTGGTCGACGCAGGCATCCCGTTTCTCGACACGGCCGGCAATACGTTCCTGGCCGAACCGGAAGCGACCGTGATGATCGCAGGGCGCCCGAAGCCCGCGCGCACGCGGCAGGCGCCGACCTCGCGCGCGACCACGCTGAAAGGCATGACCGTGATGTTCGCGCTCGCGGCCACGCCGGGCCTCGTGCAGGCGCCGTATCGCGCGATCGCGGCCGCCTCGGGCGTCGCGCTCGGCACCGTGAACCTCGTGATGGACGATCTGCTCGCGCGCGGCCTGCTCGGCCGCCGCCGCGACGGCACGCGCGTGTTTCCCGACTGGCCGCGCTTCGTGCAGGAATGGGTCGCGCTCTACCCGAGCCGCCTGCGCGCGAAGCTGCCGGCGCGGCGGTTTTCCGGTCTTGCGCCCGACTGGTGGCGCGCGGTCGATTTCGCGGCCGCCGACGCGCGGCTCGGCGGCGAGCCGGCCGCCGATCTGCTGACGCACGACCTGAAGCCGGCCGCGATCACCGTCTACACGCACGGGCCCGTGTCGAACCGCCTGCTGCTCGACGCGCGGCTGCGCGCGGACGAACGCGGCGACGTCGAAATACTCGACGCATTCTGGCCGCCGTCCGCGGCGCTCGACTGGCGCGATCCGCCGCTGCCGCTCGTGCCGCCGCTGCTGATCTACGCGGATCTCGTCTCGACCGGAGACAGCCGCAATCTTGCCGCCGCCGAACAGATCCATGACCGATACCTCGCCCATCCGCCCGCTTGA